The following proteins come from a genomic window of Aspergillus oryzae RIB40 DNA, chromosome 4:
- a CDS encoding uncharacterized protein (predicted protein), with protein MDMAALGISSTDVEAYGRSLINVSALPDREVQRSYILSLAHAAEPYMDTEMMLSLIHFVDYVKLADPVYMLIGIFRLFPVGARCSIAQPPGRHEKSPVMLSIQYKCLLAIHPIHLRVLIGLYLLNANNRLWIL; from the exons ATGGATATGGCTGCGCTGGGCATCTCAAGCACGGACGTTGAGGCCTACGGCAGATCTCTCATAAATGTGTCTGCCTTGCCCGACAGAGAGGTCCAGAGATCATACATCTTGTCCCTGGCCCATGCTGCCGAGCCTTATATGGACACTGAAATGATGCTCAGCTTGATACATTTTGTTGACTATGTTAAGCTTGCCGATCCTGTATATATGCTAATCGGTATTTTCCGTTTATTTCCCGTCGGGGCTCGATGCA GCATAGCCCAGCCGCCGGGCCGACACGAGAAATCGCCGGTAATGCTCAGCATACAGTACAAGTGTCTCCTAGCAATCCATCCTATCCACCTACGCGTCCTCATCGGCCTCTACCTTCTCAATGCGAACAACAGACTGTGGATCCTATAG
- a CDS encoding putative glutamine-serine-proline rich protein (predicted protein): MTMREYAGGDQQNPTGYGYGGNNNYYPPQPNRQGNPSPQSYNHPNPSGYNPYPPSGSNPSETNYNYNSGNQYYPTQTEYPQPQPWGGPSPPPGNYYQQPENRSYHNPPYGGQPPYPHSESPRPNQTDAYPPKPYPPPSPQQGGYGQYPPAPPPYSPQPTGSTDTPNAETEEKDRGFLGAVAGGAAGAYGGHKVNHGFLGAIGGAITGSVAQDAMKKHKKEKEEEEKKKQWAAQQAAQQAALQHAQQQAQQHAPPPMFSPPPQHGPPRPDPTPLRGNFSASSRDIRLERGHELVAHCGAISGQMRPSSIPLNNVLSNQYGKFVWARNGNFAASARNIRLIEGGKVLEAELANGRGGWDRAWMRLDERISNQDGNLVFLD, translated from the coding sequence ATGACGATGCGAGAATATGCTGGTGGGGACCAGCAAAACCCCACCGGCTATGGCTATGGGGGAAACAACAACTACTATCCTCCCCAGCCGAACCGACAAGGCAACCCATCTCCCCAGTCCTATAACCACCCGAACCCCAGCGGCTACAATCCGTACCCTCCATCTGGTTCAAACCCTTCCGAGACAAATTACAACTACAATTCTGGGAATCAGTACTACCCCACGCAGACTGAATATCCTCAGCCGCAGCCATGGGGTGGACCCTCCCCTCCGCCCGGGAACTACTACCAGCAGCCGGAGAACCGATCATACCATAACCCTCCATATGGGGGACAGCCACCATATCCCCATTCTGAATCCCCGCGGCCCAACCAGACGGACGCCTACCCTCCTAAACCctatcctcctccctccccGCAACAGGGCGGTTACGGCCAATACCCGCCGGCGCCACCACCATATTCCCCTCAGCCCACCGGTAGCACCGATACCCCGAATGCTGAAACGGAAGAGAAGGACAGAGGATTCCTCGGTGCGGTCGCGGGCGGGGCAGCTGGTGCCTACGGTGGTCATAAAGTCAATCACGGCTTCCTAGGCGCCATCGGTGGAGCGATCACCGGCTCTGTCGCGCAGGACGCGATGAAGAAacataaaaaagagaaggaagaggaggaaaagaaaaagcaatggGCCGCCCAACAAGCCGCTCAGCAAGCAGCCCTGCAACACGCTCAGCAACAGGCTCAACAACATGCTCCCCCTCCTATGTTCTCCCCACCCCCACAGCATGGACCTCCCAGGCCTGATCCCACCCCACTGCGTGGGAACTTCTCTGCATCATCTCGCGACATCCGCTTGGAGAGGGGTCATGAGCTCGTCGCCCACTGTGGCGCCATCTCGGGCCAGATGCGTCCATCTTCGATTCCACTCAATAACGTACTGTCTAACCAGTATGGCAAGTTTGTGTGGGCGAGGAATGGGAACTTTGCCGCGTCGGCGCGGAATATTCGGCTGATCGAAGGGGGCAAGGTGCTGGAGGCCGAACTCGCGAACGGCCGCGGGGGATGGGATCGAGCCTGGATGAGGTTGGATGAGCGGATCTCCAACCAAGACGGCAATCTTGTCTTCCTGGATTAG
- a CDS encoding uncharacterized protein (synaptic vesicle transporter SV2 (major facilitator superfamily)) yields MEWLKSLQRDRSQIPDVVIPLADAQNSIPLAENDGESNVNSLDSQEKGAGIATDCSTLTLEALRAEVDSSVAASGHNTVYDRKAKIINKAIQDIGMGRYQWELYILCGFGWTADNLWLQGVALTLTPLSMEFGVSESYVRFTTCALFVGLIVGATFWGLASDLIGRRLAFNTTLFLCGVFGLASGGGPNWVGTCALYACLGLGVGGNLPVDAAIFLEFLPTSSAHILSSLAVFWSVGTLIASMLAWAYIPNYSCTDASTCTRADNMGWRYLVLTLGAITMVFWLCRFCFFKLFESPKFLVAKGRDDEAVAAIHGVAHRNKKKTWLTTEILNEIGGSAETTEKQNLSSKEIIARSLSKFSASQITPLFSSKRLGITTILIWLCWTTIGMGYTLFNAFLPQYLGSTASTYETYRNYAITSVTGLFGPILALYMVDIKYIGRKGTMAISTCVTAVLLFCFTAAKTADTQLVCSALESFTQMIMYGVLYAYTPEVFPAPNRGTGTGIASCLNRIAGLCAPIIGIYASSNPSAPIYASGALLLVSFVAMVLLPIETAGKQSL; encoded by the exons ATGGAGTGGCTTAAGTCCTTGCAACGGGACCGTTCACAAATCCCGGATGTCGTGATCCCTCTCGCCGATGCCCAAAATTCGATCCCCCTTGCAGAAAACGATGGCGAATCAAATGTCAACAGCTTGGATAGTCAAGAAAAAGGTGCTGGTATTGCGACCGACTGCAGCACGCTAACTCTGGAGGCTCTTCGTGCGGAGGTTGACTCTTCCGTGGCCGCCTCGGGCCATAACACTGTCTATGATC GCAAGGCTAAAATTATCAACAAGGCCATTCAGGATATCGGCATGGGCCGTTATCAATGGGAGCTCTATATTCTGTGTGGATTCGGCTGGACTGCCGACAA CCTTTGGCTACAG GGAGTGGCCCTAACCCTAACCCCGTTGTCGATGGAATTCGGCGTCTCCGAATCTTATGTTCGCTTCACCACCTGTGCCTTGTTTGTGGGCCTGATCGTTGGCGCCACTTTCTGGGGTCTTGCGTCTGATCTCATTGGACGTCGATTGGCTTTCAACACGACGCTCTTCTTGTGTGGCGTGTTTGGTCTGGCGTCGGGCGGTGGTCCGAACTGGGTAGGTACCTGCGCACTGTACGCTTGCTTGGGATTGGGAGTGGGTGGAAACCTGCCGGTGGATGCGGCCATCTTCCTCGAGTTTTTACCCACGTCTTCCGCGCATATTCTGAGCTCACTGGCCGTCTTCTGGTCGGTGGGTACTCTCATTGCCAG TATGCTTGCCTGGGCCTACATCCCCAATTATTCCTGCACCGATGCGAGCACCTGTACGAGAGCCGACAACATGGGTTGGAGGTACCTCGTTCTGACTTTGGGTGCCATCACCATGGTCTTCTGGCTGTGTCGattctgcttcttcaagctgTTCGAATCGCCCAAGTTCCTGGTCGCCAAAGGTCGGGACGACGAGGCCGTTGCGGCGATCCACGGTGTTGCCCACCgcaacaagaagaagacatggctCACGACGGAAATCCTGAATGAGATTGGCGGAAGTGCAGAGACGACCGAGAAACAAAACCTCTCCTCGAAGGAGATCATCGCCCGGTCTCTCTCCAAGTTCTCCGCCTCGCAGATCACCCCATTGTTTTCCTCCAAGCGCCTCGGAATCACCA CCATTCTCATCTGGCTCTGCTGGACCACCATCGGCATGGGATACACTCTGTTCAACGCCTTCCTGCCCCAATATCTCGGCTCGACGGCCTCCACATACGAGACCTACCGTAACTACGCCATCACGTCCGTCACCGGTCTTTTCGGCCCGATTCTCGCTCTCTACATGGTCGACATCAAGTACATCGGTCGGAAAGGTACCATGGCCATCTCCACGTGTGTCACCGCCGTCCTGCTTTTCTGCTTTACCGCAGCCAAGACGGCCGACACCCAACTCGTCTGCTCCGCCCTGGAATCCTTCACTCAGATGATCATGTATGGTGTGTTGTATGCGTATACCCCGGAGGTCTTCCCGGCTCCCAACCGAGGCACTGGAACCGGTATCGCAAGTTGCTTGAACCGAATTGCGGGTCTCTGTGCCCCGATTATCGGTATCTATGCTTCGAGCAACCCCAGTGCTCCCATTTATGCGTCCGGTGCGCTGCtgttggtttcttttgtggcGATGGTATTGCTTCCCATTGAAACTGCTGGAAAGCAGAGTCTATAG